A single window of Microplitis demolitor isolate Queensland-Clemson2020A chromosome 7, iyMicDemo2.1a, whole genome shotgun sequence DNA harbors:
- the LOC103569398 gene encoding uncharacterized protein LOC103569398 produces the protein MAKFSIILLILYLATSILAASNDLTPASLTSSNLNTSTSVSRPSLREIIKSTLRTLVNGLVSGFKVLLTPVKKVLELILNIIEKLIDIVMRSIAACLKTFFNTLGLPNVATTLITLSTEIQDAINNLLQSIKSILSTVL, from the exons ATGgctaaattttcaataattttgttgattttatATTTGGCAACATCCATTTTAGCTGCCTCAAATGACTTGACACCTGCATCTTTAACATCGTCAAACTTAAATA caTCAACTTCAGTATCAAGGCCTTCTCTtagagaaattataaaatcaactTTACGTACTTTAGTCAATGGTCTTGTATCTGGATTTAAAGTTTTACTAACTCCggtaaaaaaagttcttgaatTGATATTAAAcatcatagaaaaattaatcgatattGTAATGCGGTCAATAGCTGCgtgtttaaaaacttttttcaacacACTGGGCTTACCGAATGTGGCTACAACGTTAATTACTTTATCAACCGAAATACAAGATGCTATCAATAATCTATTGCAatcaattaaaagtattttatcgACAGTGTTATAG